A window of Physeter macrocephalus isolate SW-GA chromosome 6, ASM283717v5, whole genome shotgun sequence genomic DNA:
ctaagtaaaatgtttttcctcttcACATTCATGTATGTCTTctgaactaaaataaaatatctcacatACAGCCAATTACTTTTCTTTGCTGAGCAGCAGATTTATTATTCACTTACTAAAAAAAACATGTTTAGCACAAAGATATGTTATATAGAAAGGTAAAACATAACACTTCTCAGattttcactgatttttgaaaaagacatTTCTCAACTCATAGAATTGTATAAACACAGACATGAAAAACACCaacagcacatttttaaaaaattggcaagCACACTTggccttaataaaaataaaattaaactgctGACTTTGGAAACACTGCATTCTGTGAGATGTGTACAtgtttcttctggaaaaaaatctacatgttGGTTCCAAATCCCATTTATCTATAGGAGTAATTtgaattcaatgaatatttaaacCCAGTTGTACCAAGAGGATAAACAATAACCATAGGTATTAGGTCAGGAAGGAACTGAGCTTTTAAGATAGACAGGCATTCTTATTTAAAACCATCTGGTCAAAAATTAACTCTAGGTGCACTCAGAGTAGTTTTATCGATTGGATTAGCAATAGCTAAAGTTAGAAGTGGTGAAATTTTCAATTGCCTTAAGTTGCTATTACTATCACTATCTTGAAATTTTGGGGTCCAgctttttattatatgtaaataagattcatttctttccatctatGTAATAGCCCTTTAAAAGGTAAGAACTTAGGAGGGTAGATGAGTACggaaaacagtaacaaaaggaCCAATCTGTGAGATAAGTgaataaaaaaacttaaatagCATTCATTATTGTTTAAATGGCATTCTACCAGAGGTTTATAAAGACAGGGGTGACGCAAGGGCCAAACTCCATGAACATAATATCCAGGCAGGGAGACAGTAAGTTCTGTCTATGTGACTCAAAttacagaagaataaaatttcCAAGGTAAAATAAACTGCAGGTGCATCATAGTGTATGCCAAAATGCTGAGAAAACCCGGTGTCATCAAAACAGGctccaaagagaaaatgtatatgtGATTGCCTTCTAAGAGGGGTGTAGGATTTGGCATAGAAACCCCAGATGGGAGAGTAGCATTAGATAACCTCAGTGAAAAGGGGCAAGCTGCTCAGGAGCCAGAATAACTCAGAAAGAATCTAAAGAACAGGGGCAATAGGCAAGGTGGGCAAGTTAATGGAGGACCAGGAATATAAGGCTGAGGCATCAGAGTCTGATTCAAGAGCTAGTAAGGAGCCACTGTATGTTTTTAAACAGGAAAGTAGCTTCAAAAATGTTTGGATGTTGTGTCTCCATTATGTTAAAACAATCTCTTGCGTTGAATGAAAATTTGATCAAACTCATGCATGCATTGATCTGGCCTTTCACTCTGGAGCCATTATGATTGATATATAATACGGTTGATGTTTATATGATAAAATGCCAGATTAAAAAACCTATCTGATAATTTAACAAGCTCACTTTTTAATAAGGCGTTTATAGTTGACTATGCTGAAAATGATTAAAAGGATAGTTtccaaaaatttatttccaaCGGATGAACTAAATAAATGCACATAGAGCTGTGGACTGAACTGTCACCCTCCCCcaacaaattcatatgttgaagctctaacccctaACGTGATGGTAGTTGGAAATGGGGCCTTTGGGTGGTAatcaggtttagatgaggtcatgagggtgagaccctcatgatgggattagtgtccttaaaagaagtgACACCAgagaacttttttctctttttctctctaccatgtgaggacacagaaaggagGCCATGagcaaaacaggaacagagcCTTCATCAGGGAGCTGAATTGGTTgatgccttgattttggacttccagactcGAGAGCTGTGagaaattcctgttgtttaagctacaCAGTCTATGGTATATTGTTATGGTAATTTGAGTTGACTAATACAGTGTCCTTATAAACAATCTCAGATATTTCACTGATCTTCTCTGTCCATGTCATCCCCTAAATTGTTCTTGGCTTTTCCTTACGTGGGTGGCAGTCAAGGAGAGCATGAACTCATGTGTATTGAATGCTTAGTCAGCATCTGTTAGATGATCTACACACATTATCTAACTTAATCCTGGTAAGAATATAGGGCACAATAATCTGTGGGACAGattgttttcttgaaaaaaaaaaagggatagaaAATGTATGCATTTTATAATCCACAATTAGGAGTCTtctaaatagtatatatatataattaatttatatctGGTAACCACAGTgaacaatggaaataaaacactCCTTGATAGCTTTTCTCAGGGAtaatcaataatttatttctcttttattgtcACAATTACCACAACTATCTAGCTACATGACCAATGTCACTACGTACCACAGAAAGATTGTCCACCTACACTTTACTGAGACAAAGACAACGGCCATTATGTGTTAAATGTACAACGGGATGTTAAAAAGAGGTGGCTTTTATGTATAAgacaagatgtggcacatgatTTATCAACAGGTTTGATTTCATATGTATTATGCCAAGAAGCAAGCAGAGAAATGTTTTGGCATTGAGTTGttattaaagtagaaaataagtaaactaaatccagagaaaaaaatccagatcTACAATAGATACATTAAATAGACAcattaaaataggaaattaattAGCTcctcagtatttttgtttttgtttttttttggttttctttccttttgtttgtttttatatataaatgagtaATACGAATATATCacaagttaaagaaaaatctcaGCCAAAAAGAAGGTACCAgtatatgaaaaacaaatgaaaaattagcaGGTATTTTTGCttacaaaaaatttaaactataaagagtcacaaaatatatataaaaacgcCACATTGAACGAGGCAAGCATCCTCTACCCAAACTGGTAGCACCCTCTGAAAGTCAGCTGCCTTCCATCCATTCGGTCATACCGTGGTGACTGACAAAAAGGCATTAGGAACTCGTGTGCCATCAGGGGACTTGGCCCCATGGGTCATCAGTTCTTGGATTGTCATCCAGTTGTCcaaaattttcttgtttctcttcttcATCATCTTTTTGTGACTCAGTTCAATGATGTTGACCTCCTTCTTGCCCTCGCTGCCGCTCTGGGGACTCTCCTTGAGACACTCCAACCGGCTCCGCATCATGAACTCTCGGCGGCGACGCTGCTCTTTGGCCCGCACCAGGtgttgcttcctctcctctttgctcCAGTAGCGCCCCATTTTCATCTCACTCATGGTGTCATCGTCCGTCGTCATGCCACTCCGCTCCTCCTTGATCTTTAAGGCACGCTCCTTCAGAATGCGGTCCCTCACGGGTCTCTTGGTGATGTACCGTGTCCCGTCACTCCTGATTTTCACCTTCCATTCCATCTTGGGTTCTGAGCACTTCTGAGACTCCTTGCACACGCTCACCAAGCTGAGCTGACTCTGAGCGTACTCGACCGCGGACTTCTGTTGAATTAACTGCATGTAGCTTTGATAATGCCGGGCATGTGTTGGGATGTTTGCATATCTATAGGAGGAGCTGTGGTAAGGAGAGAGGTAAGGGATGTGTTCACCGCTGGTCTTCTCTGGATCAGAAAGCTTGCTGCTTTCTGAAGTCTGCTCTTTGCCTTCAACGCCGCAACCTTGTTCAGTGGTTTTGGCTTTGGTTGACTCTTTACTACTCTGTCCAGAAGAGGACTGATTGGCTGCCATTGTGCTTCTCAGGTTTTTCTTATTGGTGAGGTTGATCATTCTTGGAAGGGAACTGTCAGGGGAACGGTCCACAGTGAGTGGAGTGCTTCTGCAGCTTTCAGCTGTGTTGTAAGCACTAGaactgtctttgtctgacttttctGGGTGTTCGAGGATGTCATCTAGTTTTCCCCTCTGCGTATCTATGCTGGTGTTATAATTTCGGAATCCTCCATCATGCAATGCCCAGATGTCTCCATACTGGTCTGTCACTTTCCGGAGCCTGTGAGCCTGCATGATATTTTGGCACTCAAGTTCAATGTTTCTTAGTTCTTCATTAAGCAACTGTAGTTCGTGCCCCACTCCTTCTCGTCCCCCTTGATTGCATTCTATTGTGCTGCTTGAGTAATACAGGTCATACTCTCCATGCTTCCGAATCTTGCATTTGAGCTCCAAGAGCTGCCGAAACCTTTCACACTCCTCATCTTGGTTGCCAATACAGTCTGAGTCAATGTATTCACCAGACACGAAGCTCTCATTACACTGAAGTTCAACGCTTCCCAGAGTGTCTTGGCTCTGCCCCAACTCTCTCTTGCTCTTCAAAGATGTGTCATTGGGATGCTCGGCTGCATTCTCCTGCTCTGAGCTCTCGTCATTCCGCAAGCTTTCATCTGTGCGCCCCACTCCACTGTCTTTCTCATGGTTGTTGGATGAAGAGGTTGCCGTGTCTGTTgtgccttcttcttcttcttgtttttttggctaagaaaataaagttgagagaagaaagaaagctaattattttgaaaaacaccaATTGTTGGAAAACTTGCTTGAAAAAACAGTGCTTCTTGGCAAAAGTGCAGTTCCTAGAAAGCTGCCCTGATTTTAGTATCCAtaacaattttagaaataaaggcaATTAGCTCATGGCAGCTTTTTATGcttgaatataaagaaaacaaaagctgctTGAATATGGCTATGCTACTCACTTGAGGATAAATAAAACAGGACACATTTAAATAAGTGATTCTTGTCTTAAGGTTTTCTCTTAGTTGGGAAACTGGAGGGAAGGTGTGTAAATGAGGTGACTTTATGTGTTCCTGTGGTGATAACACACAAAAGGATGCGTAAGACAGAGTGCCGAAATAGTCTTCAGAAATAGGAAGGCCTAGAGTTCAGAAGCCACATCATCTTGTTACTATGTTCTTTTTCCTGAACTTTTCTCAAGTTCAGAGGAGACTTCATTGGATCTAGCAATACACTGATAATGATAAGCCAAACATCACAAAATTTCAGGGATAGGTTCGTTACTGGAGCCCAGGACCttccatttatagatgaggaaacttaatCCCAGATGGATGTAGCTTCTTAGGCTAGAGGTCTAGGGGGCCAATGCCATCCCCCAGGGCCAGGATTTCTTACATGTCCAAGATGCTGTATTCTTGCATACATGTACTTTGACCTCAGTGCATCTCCAAATCACGTTGCTCAAAAGCAACAGTAATGTCTTCGGACTCACTTGGgttactttaaaagatttttctactCTTAACCAGTAATTTCCTTCAGAGGTGAGTTTTATTCTACTGAGAGTAAAATGATGGTTCCCCTGAAAATCTGAGCAGCACTGATTGCCAGACATGGGCATAATGtcaaaaaacatattttgagataggtatgtaaatatatgtgaaCTTCACTCCCTGGTAATCTTTGGCTTTTCATGAAGAACAATTAGCTCTCACTGCCCTAGGGAAGTGCACATCTAATTGTTTCTCTGTGAATAGGGTAAAGTTACTCTTTCTTCCACCACTTCTCTTATAAAAGTCTACACAGCAGTTTCTAGATTGTATTCTCCTTATGTCTAAGtttactattttatacatatatatatatatatattttttcctttagcaggaaattatataattacatataattaagGTTGTTAGTGTCAAAGAAGGACAGAATGGgtgataaaaagtaaaacaggaaGATGGCAACAATAGTCTTCATCATGGCACACAGTGAAGAAAAGCCCGTAGAATATACATTGTTTTCCCCCTCCTTAGATCATTCACATACGGATCCTAACAACAATTTCtgtcaataaaaaatatagaatttcagggcagaaatggagacacagatgtagagaacaaagatatggacaccaaggggggaaagtggtggggggtggtggtggtgggatgaactgagagattgggattgacatgtatacactaacatgtataaaatagataactaataagaacctgctgtataaaaaataaataaaataaaattcaaaaaaaagatggaatttcTAATTACTTAAGCctaagtaaaatgtttttcctcttcACATTCATGTATGTCTTctgaactaaaataaaatatctcacatACAGCCAATTACTTTTCTTTGCTGAGCAGCAGATTTATTATTCACTTACTAAAAAAAACATGTTTAGCACAAAGATATGTTATATAGAAAGGTAAAACATAACACTTCTCAGattttcactgatttttgaaaaagacatTTCTCAACTCATAGAATTGTATAAACACAGACATGAAAAACACCaacagcacatttttaaaaaattggcaagCACACTTggccttaataaaaataaaattaaactgctGACTTTGGAAACACTGCATTCTGTGAGATGTGTACAtgtttcttctggaaaaaaatctacatgttGGTTCCAAATCCCATTTATCTATAGGAGTAATTtgaattcaatgaatatttaaacCCAGTTGTACCAAGAGGATAAACAATAACCATAGGTATTAGGTCAGGAAGGAACTGAGCTTTTAAGATAGACAGGCATTCTTATTTAAAACCATCTGGTCAAAAATTAACTCTAGGTGCACTCAGAGTAGTTTTATCGATTGGATTAGCAATAGCTAAAGTTAGAAGTGGTGAAATTTTCAATTGCCTTAGGTTGCTATTACTATCACTATCTTGAAATTTTGGGGTCCAgctttttattatatgtaaataagattcatttctttccatctatGTAATAGCCCTTTAAAAGGTAAGAACTTAGGAGGGTAGATGAGTACggaaaacagtaacaaaaggaCCAATCTGTGAGATAAGTgaataaaaaaacttaaatagCATTCATTATTGTTTAAATGGCATTCTACCAGAGGTTTATAAAGACAGGGGTGACGCAAGGGCCAAACTCCATGAACATAATATCCAGGCAGGGAGACAGTAAGTTCTGTCTATGTGACTCAAAttacagaagaataaaatttcCAAGGTAAAATAAACTGCAGGTGCATCATAGTGTATGCCAAAATGCTGAGAAAACCCGGTGTCATCAAAACAGGctccaaagagaaaatgtatatgtGATTGCCTTCTAAGAGGGGTGTAGGATTTGGCATAGAAACCCCAGATGGGAGAGTAGCATTAGATAACCTCAGTGAAAAGGGGCAAGCTGCTCAGGAGCCAGAATAACTCAGAAAGAATCTAAAGAACAGGGGCAATAGGCAAGGTGGGCAAGTTAATGGAGGACCAGGAATATAAGGCTGAGGCATCAGAGTCTGATTCAAGAGCTAGTAAGGAGCCACTGTATGTTTTTAAACAGGAAAGTAGCTTCAAAAATGTTTGGATGTTGTGTCTCCATTATGTTAAAACAATCTCTTGCGTTGAATGAAAATTTGATCAAACTCATGCATGCATTGATCTGGCCTTTCACTCTGGAGCCATTATGATTGATATATAATACGGTTGATGTTTATATGATAAAATGCCAGATTAAAAAACCTATCTGATAATTTAACAAGCTCACTTTTTAATAAGGCGTTTATAGTTGACTATGCTGAAAATGATTAAAAGGATAGTTtccaaaaatttatttccaaCGGATGAACTAAATAAATGCACATAGAGCTGTGGACTGAACTGTCACCCTCCCCcaacaaattcatatgttgaagctctaacccctaACGTGATGGTAGTTGGAAATGGGGCCTTTGGGTGGTAatcaggtttagatgaggtcatgagggtgagaccctcatgatgggattagtgtccttaaaagaagtgACACCAgagaacttttttctctttttctctctaccatgtgaggacacagaaaggagGCCATGagcaaaacaggaacagagcCTTCATCAGGGAGCTGAATTGGTTgatgccttgattttggacttccagactcGAGAGCTGTGagaaattcctgttgtttaagctacaCAGTCTATGGTATATTGTTATGGTAATTTGAGTTGACTAATACAGTGTCCTTATAAACAATCTCAGATATTTCACTGATCTTCTCTGTCCATGTCATCCCCTAAATTGTTCTTGGCTTTTCCTTATGTGGGTGGCAGTCAAGGAGAGCATGAACTCATGTGTATTGAATGCTTAGTCAGCATCTGTTAGATGATCTACACACATTATCTAACTTAATCCTGGTAAGAATATAGGGCACAATAATCTGTGGGACAGattgttttcttgaaaaaaaaaagggatagaaAATGTATGCATTTTATAATCCACAATTAGGAGTCTtctaaatagtatatatatataattaatttatatctGGTAACCACAGTgaacaatggaaataaaacactCCTTGATAGCTTTTCTCAGGGAtaatcaataatttatttctcttttattgtcACAATTACCACAACTATCTAGCTACATGACCAATGTCACTACGTACCACAGAAAGATTGTCCACCTACACTTTACTGAGACAAAGACAATGGCCATTATGTGTTAAATGTACAACGGGATGTTAAAAAGAGGTGGCTTTTATGTATAAgacaagatgtggcacatgatTTATCAACAGGTTTGATTTCATATGTATTATGCCAAGAAGCAAGCAGAGAAATGTTTTGGCATTGAGTTGttattaaagtagaaaataagtaaactaaatccagagaaaaaaatccagatcTACAATAGATACATTAAATAGACAcattaaaataggaaattaattAGCTcctcagtatttttgtttttgtttttttttggttttctttccttttgtttgtttttatatataaatgagtaATACGAATATATCacaagttaaagaaaaatctcaGCCAAAAAGAAGGTACCAgtatatgaaaaacaaatgaaaaattagcaGGTATTTTTGCttacaaaaaatttaaactataaagagtcacaaaatatatataaaaacgcCACATTGAACGAGGCAAGCATCCTCTACCCAAACTGGTAGCACCCTCTGAAAGTCAGCTGCCTTCCATCCATTCGGTCATACCGTGGTGACTGACAAAAAGGCATTAGGAACTCGTGTGCCATCAGGGGACTTGGCCCCATGGGTCATCAGTTCTTGGATTGTCATCCAGTTGTCcaaaattttcttgtttctcttcttcATCATCTTTTTGTGACTCAGTTCAATGATGTTGACCTCCTTCTTGCCCTCGCTGCCGCTCTGGGGACTCTCCTTGAGACACTCCAACCGGCTCCGCATCATGAACTCTCGGCGGCGACGCTGCTCTTTGGCCCGCACCAGGtgttgcttcctctcctctttgctcCAGTAGCGCCCCATTTTCATCTCACTCATGGTGTCATCGTCCGTCGTCATGCCACTCCGCTCCTCCTTGATCTTTAAGGCACGCTCCTTCAGAATGCGGTCCCTCACGGGTCTCTTGGTGATGTACCGTGTCCCGTCACTCCTGATTTTCACCTTCCATTCCATCTTGGGTTCTGAGCACTTCTGAGACTCCTTGCACACGCTCACCAAGCTGAGCTGACTCTGAGCGTACTCGACCGCGGACTTCTGTTGAATTAACTGCATGTAGCTTTGATAATGCCGGGCATGTGTTGGGATGTTTGCATATCTATAGGAGGAGCTGTGGTAAGGAGAGAGGTAAGGGATGTGTTCACCGCTGGTCTTCTCTGGATCAGAAAGCTTGCTGCTTTCTGAAGTCTGCTCTTTGCCTTCAACGCCGCAACCTTGTTCAGTGGTTTTGGCTTTGGTTGACTCTTTACTACTCTGTCCAGAAGAGGACTGATTGGCTGCCATTGTGCTTCTCAGGTTTTTCTTATTGGTGAGGTTGATCATTCTTGGAAGGGAACTGTCAGGGGAACGGTCCACAGTGAGTGGAGTGCTTCTGCAGCTTTCAGCTGTGTTGTAAGCACTAGaactgtctttgtctgacttttctGGGTGTTCGAGGATGTCATCTAGTTTTCCCCTCTGCGTATCTATGCTGGTGTTATAATTTCGGAATCCTCCATCATGCAATGCCCAGATGTCTCCATACTGGTCTGTCACTTTCCGGAGCCTGTGAGCCTGCATGATATTTTGGCACTCAAGTTCAATGTTTCTTAGTTCTTCATTAAGCAACTGTAGTTCGTGCTCCACTCCTTCTCGTCCCCCTTGATTGCATTCTATTGTGCTGCTTGAGTAATACAGGTCATACTCTCCATGCTTCCGAATCTTGCATTTGAGCTCCAAGAGCTGCCGAAACCTTTCACACTCCTCATCTTGGTTGCCAATACAGTCTGAGTCAATGT
This region includes:
- the PDZRN4 gene encoding PDZ domain-containing RING finger protein 4 isoform X3; protein product: MVWRLNLQPDCQDGEHKPFTIVLERENDTLGFNIIGGRPNQDNQEEAPMEGIYVSKILENGPADRADGLEIHDKIIEGTTQEQPNGREALVKVNGKDLSKATHEEAVEAFRNAKEPIVVQVLRRTPLSKPAYGTAPEVRLVNASTQTDITFEHIMALAKLRPPTPPVPDICPFLLSDSCHSLHPMEHEFYEDNEYLSSLPADADRTEDFEYEEVELCRVNSQEKLGLTVCYRTDDEEDTGIYVSEVDPNSIAAKDGRIREGDRILQINGEDVQDREAAVALLSSDECRRIVLLVARPESQLEEGWLEDERNEYLEELNLSMLEEQHNEAMQRTAGEVEQPKKQEEEEGTTDTATSSSNNHEKDSGVGRTDESLRNDESSEQENAAEHPNDTSLKSKRELGQSQDTLGSVELQCNESFVSGEYIDSDCIGNQDEECERFRQLLELKCKIRKHGEYDLYYSSSTIECNQGGREGVEHELQLLNEELRNIELECQNIMQAHRLRKVTDQYGDIWALHDGGFRNYNTSIDTQRGKLDDILEHPEKSDKDSSSAYNTAESCRSTPLTVDRSPDSSLPRMINLTNKKNLRSTMAANQSSSGQSSKESTKAKTTEQGCGVEGKEQTSESSKLSDPEKTSGEHIPYLSPYHSSSYRYANIPTHARHYQSYMQLIQQKSAVEYAQSQLSLVSVCKESQKCSEPKMEWKVKIRSDGTRYITKRPVRDRILKERALKIKEERSGMTTDDDTMSEMKMGRYWSKEERKQHLVRAKEQRRRREFMMRSRLECLKESPQSGSEGKKEVNIIELSHKKMMKKRNKKILDNWMTIQELMTHGAKSPDGTRVPNAFLSVTTV
- the PDZRN4 gene encoding PDZ domain-containing RING finger protein 4 isoform X6 — translated: MAHVRKFARDPGGGRGRDNQEEAPMEGIYVSKILENGPADRADGLEIHDKIIEGTTQEQPNGREALVKVNGKDLSKATHEEAVEAFRNAKEPIVVQVLRRTPLSKPAYGTAPEVRLVNASTQTDITFEHIMALAKLRPPTPPVPDICPFLLSDSCHSLHPMEHEFYEDNEYLSSLPADADRTEDFEYEEVELCRVNSQEKLGLTVCYRTDDEEDTGIYVSEVDPNSIAAKDGRIREGDRILQINGEDVQDREAAVALLSSDECRRIVLLVARPESQLEEGWLEDERNEYLEELNLSMLEEQHNEAMQRTAGEVEQPKKQEEEEGTTDTATSSSNNHEKDSGVGRTDESLRNDESSEQENAAEHPNDTSLKSKRELGQSQDTLGSVELQCNESFVSGEYIDSDCIGNQDEECERFRQLLELKCKIRKHGEYDLYYSSSTIECNQGGREGVEHELQLLNEELRNIELECQNIMQAHRLRKVTDQYGDIWALHDGGFRNYNTSIDTQRGKLDDILEHPEKSDKDSSSAYNTAESCRSTPLTVDRSPDSSLPRMINLTNKKNLRSTMAANQSSSGQSSKESTKAKTTEQGCGVEGKEQTSESSKLSDPEKTSGEHIPYLSPYHSSSYRYANIPTHARHYQSYMQLIQQKSAVEYAQSQLSLVSVCKESQKCSEPKMEWKVKIRSDGTRYITKRPVRDRILKERALKIKEERSGMTTDDDTMSEMKMGRYWSKEERKQHLVRAKEQRRRREFMMRSRLECLKESPQSGSEGKKEVNIIELSHKKMMKKRNKKILDNWMTIQELMTHGAKSPDGTRVPNAFLSVTTV
- the PDZRN4 gene encoding PDZ domain-containing RING finger protein 4 isoform X4, which produces MFQRFWKMDLLIEQMAWRFMTKSLRVQLRNSQMEERHLSSFCGSRIQRQHSWLFPGPKSLVRLQSWSWQGCSVIRKLSWGRSTSQLAFVNGKDLSKATHEEAVEAFRNAKEPIVVQVLRRTPLSKPAYGTAPEVRLVNASTQTDITFEHIMALAKLRPPTPPVPDICPFLLSDSCHSLHPMEHEFYEDNEYLSSLPADADRTEDFEYEEVELCRVNSQEKLGLTVCYRTDDEEDTGIYVSEVDPNSIAAKDGRIREGDRILQINGEDVQDREAAVALLSSDECRRIVLLVARPESQLEEGWLEDERNEYLEELNLSMLEEQHNEAMQRTAGEVEQPKKQEEEEGTTDTATSSSNNHEKDSGVGRTDESLRNDESSEQENAAEHPNDTSLKSKRELGQSQDTLGSVELQCNESFVSGEYIDSDCIGNQDEECERFRQLLELKCKIRKHGEYDLYYSSSTIECNQGGREGVEHELQLLNEELRNIELECQNIMQAHRLRKVTDQYGDIWALHDGGFRNYNTSIDTQRGKLDDILEHPEKSDKDSSSAYNTAESCRSTPLTVDRSPDSSLPRMINLTNKKNLRSTMAANQSSSGQSSKESTKAKTTEQGCGVEGKEQTSESSKLSDPEKTSGEHIPYLSPYHSSSYRYANIPTHARHYQSYMQLIQQKSAVEYAQSQLSLVSVCKESQKCSEPKMEWKVKIRSDGTRYITKRPVRDRILKERALKIKEERSGMTTDDDTMSEMKMGRYWSKEERKQHLVRAKEQRRRREFMMRSRLECLKESPQSGSEGKKEVNIIELSHKKMMKKRNKKILDNWMTIQELMTHGAKSPDGTRVPNAFLSVTTV
- the LOC112064718 gene encoding PDZ domain-containing RING finger protein 4-like, whose translation is MKSPLNLRKVQEKEHKKQEEEEGTTDTATSSSNNHEKDSGVGRTDESLRNDESSEQENAAEHPNDTSLKSKRELGQSQDTLGSVELQCNESFVSGEYIDSDCIGNQDEECERFRQLLELKCKIRKHGEYDLYYSSSTIECNQGGREGVGHELQLLNEELRNIELECQNIMQAHRLRKVTDQYGDIWALHDGGFRNYNTSIDTQRGKLDDILEHPEKSDKDSSSAYNTAESCRSTPLTVDRSPDSSLPRMINLTNKKNLRSTMAANQSSSGQSSKESTKAKTTEQGCGVEGKEQTSESSKLSDPEKTSGEHIPYLSPYHSSSYRYANIPTHARHYQSYMQLIQQKSAVEYAQSQLSLVSVCKESQKCSEPKMEWKVKIRSDGTRYITKRPVRDRILKERALKIKEERSGMTTDDDTMSEMKMGRYWSKEERKQHLVRAKEQRRRREFMMRSRLECLKESPQSGSEGKKEVNIIELSHKKMMKKRNKKILDNWMTIQELMTHGAKSPDGTRVPNAFLSVTTV
- the PDZRN4 gene encoding PDZ domain-containing RING finger protein 4 isoform X5; translated protein: MFQRFWKMDLLIEQMAWRFMTKSLSFCGSRIQRQHSWLFPGPKSLVRLQSWSWQGCSVIRKLSWGRSTSQLAFVNGKDLSKATHEEAVEAFRNAKEPIVVQVLRRTPLSKPAYGTAPEVRLVNASTQTDITFEHIMALAKLRPPTPPVPDICPFLLSDSCHSLHPMEHEFYEDNEYLSSLPADADRTEDFEYEEVELCRVNSQEKLGLTVCYRTDDEEDTGIYVSEVDPNSIAAKDGRIREGDRILQINGEDVQDREAAVALLSSDECRRIVLLVARPESQLEEGWLEDERNEYLEELNLSMLEEQHNEAMQRTAGEVEQPKKQEEEEGTTDTATSSSNNHEKDSGVGRTDESLRNDESSEQENAAEHPNDTSLKSKRELGQSQDTLGSVELQCNESFVSGEYIDSDCIGNQDEECERFRQLLELKCKIRKHGEYDLYYSSSTIECNQGGREGVEHELQLLNEELRNIELECQNIMQAHRLRKVTDQYGDIWALHDGGFRNYNTSIDTQRGKLDDILEHPEKSDKDSSSAYNTAESCRSTPLTVDRSPDSSLPRMINLTNKKNLRSTMAANQSSSGQSSKESTKAKTTEQGCGVEGKEQTSESSKLSDPEKTSGEHIPYLSPYHSSSYRYANIPTHARHYQSYMQLIQQKSAVEYAQSQLSLVSVCKESQKCSEPKMEWKVKIRSDGTRYITKRPVRDRILKERALKIKEERSGMTTDDDTMSEMKMGRYWSKEERKQHLVRAKEQRRRREFMMRSRLECLKESPQSGSEGKKEVNIIELSHKKMMKKRNKKILDNWMTIQELMTHGAKSPDGTRVPNAFLSVTTV